One genomic window of Notamacropus eugenii isolate mMacEug1 chromosome 6, mMacEug1.pri_v2, whole genome shotgun sequence includes the following:
- the LOC140512462 gene encoding vomeronasal type-1 receptor 4-like, with translation MQFHEDIQCIFCVLQILTGVFGNSLALYLYGSSLITSQNIRPLDVIFINLSFSHIVMIIFRGIPFAIHICIHTIFMGDIECKIIIFLQRVARSLSLCTTCLLSVYQAITISSGNPVWSEIKSRAPKYIIQSCVFIWVLNLLIDITVPLYVAGPRNCTNNMLSRVIGYCSIDRHAMTTSKLVIWKSLYDAMFVGFMAMTSSYMVVVLYRHHRQVQHIHNNSLNPSSSPETRATKIILLLMSIFICFYSVSSIMTIVMDNPKFTDQVVTYFSVLFNLCYPTISPFILISSDSQIFTYCNVFKRMTKSYSHSS, from the coding sequence ATGCAGTTTCACGAGGATATCCAGTGCATTTTCTGTGTGCTTCAGATTTTAACTGGAGTCTTTGGCAATTCTTTAGCCCTTTACCTGTATGGCTCCAGTTTAATCACTAGTCAAAATATAAGACCCCTTGACGTGATTTTCATTAATTTGTCCTTTTCCCACATTGTGATGATTATCTTCAGGGGAATTCCATTTGCAATCCACATTTGCATCCATACAATTTTCATGGGTGACATTGAATGTAAAATCATAATTTTTCTTCAAAGAGTGGCCCGAAGTCTTTCACTTTGCACTACTTGCCTCCTGAGTGTATACCAGGCCATCACTATCAGTTCTGGCAATCCCGTGTGGTCAGAGATCAAATCTAGAGCCCCAAAATACATTATTCAATCCTGTGTCTTTATATGGGTCCTCAATTTGCTGATAGATATAACTGTGCCTCTGTATGTGGCTGGTCCTAGGAACTGCACAAACAATATGCTGAGTAGGGTCATAGGATATTGTTCTATAGATAGGCATGCCATGACTACCTCGAAACTTGTGATTTGGAAGTCACTTTACGATGCAATGTTTGTGGGATTCATGGCCATGACCAGTAGCTACATGGTGGTTGTTTTGTACAGACACCACCGACAAGTTCAACACATTCATAACAACAGCCTCAACCCTAGTTCCTCCCCAGAGACCAGAGCTACAAAAATTATTCTGTTGCTAATGAGCATCTTTATATGCTTTTATTCAGTCAGTTCCATCATGACTATTGTTATGGATAATCCTAAATTTACAGACCAGGTGGTgacatatttttctgttttatttaacTTGTGTTACCCAACAATCAGTCCCTTTATTTTAATTAGCAGTGACTCCCAGATCTTTACTTATTGTAATGTTTTCAAAAGGATGACAAAATCTTATTCCCACTCATCATGA